A single Thermoanaerobacterium sp. RBIITD DNA region contains:
- a CDS encoding glycosyltransferase: MIDNIVAYKLVISLLMTVIIIISYLFSKAHRNFLKFLIFFSITSTLIYLLWRTFYTVPKLNILSLILGTILLTAEWIGFFQSCVYKWLFWSNKKVEYIPIEKFEKLPTVDIFIVTYNESLDILRKTVSACKKIDYPDNLFNVYVCDDGRRAEVKELCDEYKAHYISRNDNKYAKAGNVNNALSQTKGEFILLLDADMIPKRNILKRTLGQFIDKSVAFVQTPQIFYNYDPFQYNLYFENSIPNEQDFFMRDIESGRSVHNAVLHVGTNAVFRRSSLDAIGGIPTGTITEDMATGMLLQAKGFKTIFINEVLAIGLSAETFSDLIKQRDRWCRGNIQVAKKWNPLTVKGLNLKQRIIYFDGVIYWFFGVQKMIYILAPLIYLIFGIVLLNARVIDLLLFFVPYFLSSVLFFRSAVGKRRNITWSNIYEIAMSPYIALSALSELVFGNGIKFNVTPKGRTRGKPEFLWKLAMPHIILFLATIYALVITAYKFYTGNIHLIDAYIINISWAIYNGLGLLMAIFICLERPKFRNSERFDVGLFGKIAVSKSASEEVACTVEDISENGAKIKFQGKNTDQLKTGDVINVYVDRVGEIKARICWISKDRSILGVNFFDLSNDQYDELIQMMFEDESKFDFNYKRRLGVFSSIFMAVKDLLKYYA; this comes from the coding sequence TTGATTGATAACATTGTTGCATACAAATTGGTAATATCATTGCTTATGACAGTTATTATAATCATTAGTTATTTATTTTCAAAGGCTCACAGAAATTTTTTAAAATTTTTAATCTTTTTTTCGATTACTTCCACATTAATATATTTATTATGGAGAACATTTTATACAGTACCAAAATTAAACATATTGAGTTTAATTTTAGGAACCATCTTGTTGACAGCAGAGTGGATAGGTTTTTTTCAATCTTGTGTTTATAAATGGCTGTTTTGGTCGAATAAGAAGGTTGAATATATTCCAATTGAAAAATTTGAAAAACTTCCAACAGTAGATATATTCATTGTAACATACAACGAATCTTTGGATATATTAAGAAAAACAGTTTCTGCATGTAAAAAAATAGATTATCCGGATAATTTATTCAACGTATATGTGTGTGATGACGGAAGAAGGGCTGAAGTTAAAGAGCTATGTGATGAATATAAAGCTCATTATATCAGCAGAAACGACAATAAATATGCTAAAGCGGGAAATGTTAATAACGCTTTGAGTCAAACAAAAGGTGAATTTATATTGCTGTTAGATGCCGATATGATTCCCAAAAGGAATATTTTGAAAAGAACATTGGGACAATTCATCGATAAAAGTGTGGCTTTTGTGCAGACCCCGCAAATATTTTATAATTACGATCCGTTTCAATACAACTTATATTTTGAAAACAGTATTCCAAATGAGCAGGACTTTTTCATGCGAGATATAGAAAGCGGCAGGTCCGTTCATAACGCCGTCTTGCACGTTGGAACCAATGCTGTATTTAGAAGAAGTTCTTTAGACGCAATAGGGGGAATACCTACGGGTACAATCACAGAAGATATGGCAACAGGAATGCTTTTACAGGCAAAAGGATTTAAAACTATTTTTATTAATGAAGTTTTAGCTATAGGCCTTTCGGCTGAAACTTTTTCTGATTTGATAAAACAAAGAGACAGATGGTGCCGTGGGAATATTCAGGTAGCAAAGAAATGGAACCCGCTTACAGTAAAAGGTTTAAACTTAAAACAGCGGATTATATACTTTGATGGTGTTATATATTGGTTTTTTGGTGTGCAAAAAATGATTTATATTTTAGCACCTTTAATATATTTAATTTTTGGGATTGTACTTTTAAATGCAAGGGTAATTGATTTACTGTTGTTTTTTGTACCGTATTTTTTATCATCTGTATTGTTTTTCAGGAGTGCAGTCGGAAAAAGAAGAAATATCACATGGAGCAATATTTATGAAATAGCAATGTCGCCTTATATTGCACTTTCTGCTTTATCAGAGCTTGTTTTTGGAAACGGAATTAAATTTAATGTTACCCCGAAGGGCAGAACGAGGGGTAAACCGGAATTTTTATGGAAATTAGCGATGCCCCATATTATATTGTTTTTGGCGACGATTTATGCATTAGTAATTACAGCGTATAAATTTTATACTGGAAATATCCATTTGATAGATGCTTACATTATTAATATCTCATGGGCAATATATAATGGGTTAGGTTTGCTTATGGCAATCTTCATCTGTTTGGAAAGACCAAAATTCAGGAATAGTGAAAGATTTGATGTGGGTTTGTTTGGAAAAATTGCAGTAAGCAAATCAGCTTCAGAGGAAGTTGCATGTACTGTAGAGGATATATCTGAAAATGGAGCCAAAATAAAATTTCAAGGGAAAAATACAGATCAATTGAAGACAGGAGATGTAATAAATGTTTATGTTGACAGAGTTGGAGAAATAAAAGCCAGAATTTGCTGGATTTCAAAAGATAGGAGTATTTTGGGAGTAAATTTTTTTGACCTTTCCAATGATCAATATGATGAACTCATACAAATGATGTTTGAGGATGAATCTAAATTTGATTTTAACTATAAAAGGAGATTGGGAGTTTTTAGCAGCATTTTTATGGCTGTTAAAGATTTATTAAAGTACTATGCTTAA
- a CDS encoding helix-turn-helix domain-containing protein produces MCTFLFSTFRTFLFYHFQGERWREEGAQQEKIAIAKEMLSEGISIEKIAKITKLSAEEIKKLIH; encoded by the coding sequence ATTTGTACATTTTTATTTTCCACTTTTCGTACATTCTTATTTTATCATTTTCAAGGAGAGAGGTGGAGAGAGGAGGGAGCACAACAAGAAAAAATAGCGATAGCAAAAGAAATGCTGAGCGAAGGTATAAGCATTGAAAAAATTGCTAAAATAACAAAGTTGTCTGCTGAGGAAATAAAAAAGTTGATACATTGA
- a CDS encoding RAMP superfamily CRISPR-associated protein — MVYDYYLSKNINKRIEDLKLEIGKEKDSMKNKLIRENKNEVNNFYPVQNDLANLPNYSALIKIPFILKKPYTSKDDGEFHILDKKIFENPIVRDKFTGLPIVRPSTWKGHLRFAAERVDWDEKKKKKIIRRLFGSEKDEEKNKEIMQKGRLNFFTTFFKVDPEKDVITPLKRDTRTPARGPIPLEVMKPENKGDFYILYMPYPKGKDFDKEQVNNDLKFLADALQLMFYVYGFSAKKSSGFGVIQEEANESEINVKLDLVKKCNFNTLNDLKSKIDELFEEKGEKE; from the coding sequence ATGGTGTATGATTATTATCTTTCGAAAAATATTAATAAAAGAATAGAGGATTTAAAATTGGAAATTGGTAAAGAGAAAGACAGTATGAAAAACAAATTAATCAGAGAAAATAAAAATGAAGTTAACAATTTCTATCCTGTTCAAAATGACTTAGCAAATTTACCTAATTACTCAGCTTTAATAAAGATTCCATTTATACTTAAAAAACCGTATACAAGTAAGGATGATGGAGAATTTCATATCTTGGATAAAAAAATTTTTGAAAATCCGATTGTAAGAGATAAATTTACGGGACTTCCTATTGTAAGACCTTCAACATGGAAAGGACATTTGAGATTTGCTGCCGAGAGAGTAGATTGGGATGAGAAAAAAAAGAAGAAAATTATTAGAAGGTTGTTTGGTTCAGAGAAAGATGAAGAAAAAAATAAAGAAATTATGCAAAAAGGCAGATTGAATTTTTTTACGACCTTCTTTAAGGTTGATCCTGAAAAAGATGTAATTACTCCATTGAAGCGGGATACAAGAACTCCTGCACGAGGACCCATACCTTTAGAAGTTATGAAACCTGAAAATAAAGGAGATTTTTATATCCTTTATATGCCTTACCCTAAGGGAAAGGATTTTGATAAAGAACAAGTTAATAATGACTTAAAGTTTCTTGCGGATGCTTTACAACTGATGTTTTATGTTTATGGTTTTTCCGCAAAAAAGAGCTCAGGATTCGGTGTAATACAGGAAGAAGCTAATGAAAGTGAAATTAATGTAAAATTAGATTTGGTTAAAAAATGTAATTTTAATACTTTAAATGACTTAAAAAGTAAAATAGATGAGTTGTTTGAAGAAAAGGGTGAAAAAGAATGA
- the cmr1 gene encoding type III-B CRISPR module RAMP protein Cmr1: MKELLIKIKPLTPLWTGNEEGKNTDMRETGIIGSLRWWYEALIRGLGESACDPTNTKCNGEKHCGACELFGCTGWARKFRLEVEFNQTIPEVGIGVRKDCRKIRKVSGFMSDGTILLKFTPLKKISSNEWAMLNSTLKIIANYGALGAHVSQGNGVIKIEENNLPKGKLNKNECKSEKEGIDSPNLKDFFFFKISITFTNDIMNLIKNNVFWTYDTSCGLNTRYNRDWSQLWNNYGFIPIAYHIRDALRRLEQYKNIRHEIFGEMGKGSKIFVSHGYKINDKTVQVRIFGYIRNNEDDKNGEIDELLKKIMSKKDSGSLNFLKDYLFNIEPQNQQKKDGIDKIEIVEAKQGNEILEDLLEVLINGV, encoded by the coding sequence ATGAAAGAACTTTTGATTAAAATCAAACCTCTAACACCTTTGTGGACAGGCAATGAAGAAGGGAAAAATACAGATATGAGAGAGACGGGAATAATTGGGAGTTTAAGATGGTGGTATGAGGCATTGATACGAGGCTTAGGAGAAAGCGCATGTGACCCTACTAATACTAAATGTAATGGTGAAAAACACTGCGGTGCTTGTGAACTTTTTGGATGTACTGGCTGGGCAAGAAAATTTAGACTTGAGGTAGAGTTTAATCAAACCATACCAGAGGTTGGGATTGGTGTAAGAAAGGATTGTAGAAAAATAAGAAAGGTTTCAGGGTTTATGTCTGATGGAACAATTCTTCTTAAATTTACTCCTTTGAAGAAAATAAGTAGTAATGAATGGGCTATGCTAAATTCAACTTTAAAGATTATTGCAAATTATGGTGCGTTAGGTGCACATGTTTCTCAAGGAAATGGGGTAATAAAAATTGAAGAGAATAACTTGCCTAAAGGAAAGCTTAATAAAAACGAATGCAAAAGCGAAAAGGAAGGTATTGATTCTCCTAATTTGAAAGACTTTTTCTTTTTTAAAATCAGTATTACATTTACTAATGATATAATGAACCTTATTAAAAATAACGTTTTTTGGACATATGATACAAGTTGCGGATTGAATACTCGTTATAATAGAGATTGGTCTCAATTATGGAATAATTACGGTTTTATACCTATTGCATATCATATTAGGGATGCTTTAAGAAGACTTGAACAATATAAAAATATAAGACATGAAATATTTGGAGAAATGGGTAAGGGTTCTAAGATTTTTGTATCTCACGGATATAAAATAAATGACAAAACCGTTCAGGTAAGAATTTTTGGATATATTAGGAATAATGAAGATGATAAAAATGGTGAAATTGATGAGTTATTAAAGAAGATAATGAGTAAAAAAGATTCTGGAAGTTTAAATTTTTTAAAAGATTATTTATTTAATATTGAACCACAAAATCAACAGAAAAAAGATGGTATTGATAAAATTGAGATAGTTGAAGCAAAACAGGGTAATGAGATTTTGGAAGATTTATTGGAGGTGTTAATTAATGGTGTATGA
- a CDS encoding CRISPR-associated protein Csx11, which translates to MSELKKLEKNRENILIGEIGTLLHDIGKLHPDFIGTQSLENTPQKFYHPNIDGFLNSELNEKIKSKYFEFSIGSDNSSVYKLITEHHDRDPKDKFVKYLKECDNLDSADDKGIVRRKQSRENTFIVSPFGYPKEKINLDFLGKRFEDLQQNLLGLFKYYISGIMDIGCFRKALINNLMKVFSHSLGETRIPANDVTLWDHSYSTASLFKSVLAALVLSETKLKWRVFGISWNGIGFINGGRKIADILKRREIIDNIKGKLKELCEFTYPIGNAVYEDLNGMYFTFPQLSGNKLIEVAGELSEKALNIINQGSDNEIWPVFTLSKDYRGLTIIANELNFASEVRKKPKSTPVLYVEGEVKKCFKNPEFIHEVRVGQDICPFCKIRSKDKEKERCDICDERRRGRLDEWLLNRKNTIWVDEVADTNNRIALLSLNFNLDKWLNGSMIGSLYSQSFEDWMKVRKENKENKNTTEILDDNLLNDIKFLSPLQPNKKSVYDLIEYVISNKDDNNKKGDIAKILDTFFQDVNIGKGKINSHIDNIKERLKPFELTKESLAAFLFTQNATPARLYRIWKETEEFFRIALKEIKSKLYFNKWKRIKFDVDISQLNTQKKLKLNTPYIIKIEDLKPENILVLHVSNGEFYTIESLEKFKFNKKQGKLAVKDALRQGFYYLADEKKAQDNLLKLNQGETIKPKSENIKEEEYIPFIEINRSPLSLRIIVPAADSIKIIEIITKLFNDRFEKVLGKLPLNIKLLVADRKFPMYVLLEAEGRMLEGKEFNEAVYMNPWWDVTGLRNDKYYGFYPTKQIEDDERYTLDDLSMLSKGKTYALYPGYFDFDFLGGTSDRYKISYKKNKEGQTVKRKDEEYMLYSSRPYYLYQISIMIELWKTLKNNISNSQINFIEEMLINKLREWREVNDSSKNSIFLEFVKAALIDAFGEKWDKLREETKYFLIYSACNGMMLDTIALFKHVIKIKEDNGNE; encoded by the coding sequence ATGAGCGAATTAAAGAAATTAGAAAAAAACAGGGAGAATATTTTAATTGGTGAGATTGGAACCTTGCTTCATGATATTGGTAAGCTTCATCCTGATTTTATAGGTACACAGTCCCTTGAAAATACCCCACAAAAATTTTATCATCCTAATATTGATGGGTTTTTAAACTCAGAATTAAATGAAAAGATTAAATCTAAGTATTTTGAATTTAGTATAGGAAGTGATAATTCAAGTGTATACAAACTGATTACAGAACATCATGATCGTGATCCTAAAGATAAATTCGTAAAATATTTAAAAGAATGTGATAATCTTGATTCTGCTGATGACAAAGGCATAGTTCGGAGGAAACAATCCCGTGAAAATACGTTTATTGTTTCTCCTTTCGGATATCCTAAAGAAAAAATAAATTTAGATTTCTTAGGGAAAAGATTTGAAGATTTGCAGCAAAATCTTCTAGGATTATTTAAATACTATATATCCGGAATCATGGATATAGGTTGTTTTAGAAAGGCTCTTATTAACAATTTAATGAAAGTATTTTCTCATAGTCTTGGTGAGACAAGGATTCCCGCTAATGATGTAACCTTATGGGATCATTCTTATTCTACAGCATCTTTATTTAAATCTGTTTTAGCAGCATTGGTACTAAGTGAAACTAAGTTGAAATGGAGAGTATTTGGCATTTCATGGAACGGCATTGGTTTTATAAATGGTGGGAGAAAGATAGCAGATATTTTAAAGAGGAGAGAGATTATTGATAATATTAAGGGAAAACTCAAGGAATTATGTGAATTTACATATCCCATTGGAAATGCAGTTTATGAAGATTTGAATGGTATGTACTTTACTTTTCCTCAATTAAGTGGAAATAAATTAATTGAAGTAGCCGGTGAATTGTCAGAAAAGGCATTAAATATTATAAACCAAGGAAGCGATAATGAAATTTGGCCTGTATTTACGTTAAGCAAAGATTATAGAGGATTGACAATTATTGCAAATGAACTGAATTTTGCTTCTGAAGTAAGAAAAAAACCAAAATCTACACCAGTTCTATATGTTGAAGGGGAAGTAAAAAAATGTTTTAAAAATCCTGAGTTTATTCATGAGGTGCGCGTTGGACAGGATATTTGCCCCTTCTGCAAAATAAGATCAAAAGATAAGGAAAAAGAAAGATGCGATATATGTGACGAAAGAAGAAGGGGAAGATTAGATGAGTGGCTTTTAAACAGAAAAAATACAATATGGGTAGATGAAGTCGCTGATACGAATAACCGTATTGCCTTGCTGTCTTTGAATTTCAATCTTGATAAATGGCTTAATGGTTCTATGATAGGGAGTTTGTATTCCCAGAGCTTTGAGGATTGGATGAAGGTAAGAAAAGAAAATAAAGAAAATAAAAATACTACAGAAATATTAGATGATAACTTGCTTAATGATATTAAGTTTTTATCTCCACTTCAGCCTAATAAAAAATCAGTTTATGATTTAATAGAATATGTGATTTCTAATAAAGATGATAATAATAAAAAAGGAGATATCGCTAAAATATTGGATACTTTTTTTCAGGATGTAAACATTGGTAAGGGCAAGATTAACTCTCACATTGATAATATAAAAGAACGGTTAAAACCTTTTGAATTAACAAAAGAAAGCCTCGCTGCCTTTTTATTCACACAAAATGCTACACCAGCTCGCTTGTATAGGATATGGAAAGAGACCGAAGAATTTTTTAGGATTGCTTTAAAAGAAATTAAAAGCAAATTATATTTTAATAAGTGGAAAAGAATTAAATTTGATGTTGATATAAGTCAATTGAATACACAGAAAAAACTTAAATTAAATACTCCTTACATTATTAAAATTGAAGATTTAAAGCCTGAAAACATTCTTGTATTACATGTTTCAAATGGAGAATTTTATACTATAGAATCTCTTGAAAAATTTAAATTTAATAAAAAACAGGGCAAATTAGCAGTGAAGGATGCGTTAAGACAAGGTTTTTATTATTTGGCAGATGAAAAAAAAGCTCAAGATAACTTGTTAAAACTAAATCAAGGTGAAACTATAAAACCTAAAAGTGAAAATATAAAAGAAGAGGAGTATATCCCATTTATAGAAATAAACAGGTCGCCTCTTTCTTTGCGCATTATAGTTCCTGCAGCGGATTCAATAAAAATAATTGAAATAATAACAAAGCTATTTAATGATAGGTTTGAAAAAGTTCTTGGTAAGCTGCCGTTAAACATTAAATTGCTTGTGGCAGATAGAAAGTTTCCCATGTATGTTCTCCTTGAAGCTGAAGGTAGAATGCTTGAAGGAAAAGAATTTAATGAAGCAGTATATATGAATCCATGGTGGGATGTTACAGGATTAAGAAATGATAAATACTATGGCTTTTATCCAACGAAGCAAATAGAAGATGATGAAAGGTATACGCTTGATGACTTGTCAATGCTTTCAAAAGGGAAAACATATGCTTTATATCCAGGATATTTTGATTTTGATTTTCTCGGTGGGACCTCTGATAGATATAAAATATCTTACAAAAAGAATAAAGAAGGACAGACAGTGAAAAGAAAAGATGAAGAATATATGCTATATTCTTCAAGACCATATTATCTTTATCAAATTTCTATAATGATTGAGTTGTGGAAAACACTAAAAAATAACATTTCAAATTCTCAAATAAACTTTATCGAAGAGATGCTTATAAATAAATTAAGGGAGTGGAGAGAGGTAAATGATTCAAGTAAAAACAGCATATTTCTAGAATTTGTGAAGGCAGCTTTGATAGATGCTTTTGGGGAGAAATGGGATAAATTAAGAGAAGAGACAAAATATTTTCTGATTTATTCTGCCTGTAATGGGATGATGCTTGACACAATAGCTTTATTTAAACATGTTATAAAAATAAAGGAGGATAATGGAAATGAGTAA
- a CDS encoding DUF1887 family protein, translating to MNVFIALIGSNPLPIYAVLNYLLNDSREDKKELPCPDVALCVYSRDTYKYFKNIEKLIGNKLKFEQIDLGLYERDPKTIKENINEKLSSLNEKDSIQSIHLNYTGGTKVMSVISYNEVKNYCKNNNIECIFSDLDPKTNKINVIANDDTEVKKYPFDGDLRDYIKVKASTLFKLHNMEANEDILDGKLYFPKIDIDTFSKKALDLLNKNNQDFKNAYNQLNEEINKIKNNNGDFNKLKEIFGDIIPYKDLKSVDNEQLISLKEFLDGKWLEDYILQHLKNIKDDVKIDNLYKSVKVKYNNRECEVDVIAIKGYCTYLFSCTISQKIKIIKEKAFEAIYRANQLAGEHAKVIVVSPISSDKSKENNNLEELKKDLSSFDAINNKNVEYLSIDNLIDTEKLENKLKSVFQDGVVE from the coding sequence ATGAATGTTTTTATAGCGTTGATAGGTTCGAATCCTTTGCCTATTTATGCAGTGTTAAATTACTTATTAAATGACAGCAGGGAAGATAAAAAAGAATTGCCATGTCCTGATGTAGCATTATGTGTTTATTCTAGAGATACATATAAGTATTTTAAGAATATTGAAAAATTAATCGGTAATAAATTAAAATTTGAACAAATTGATTTGGGGTTGTATGAACGTGATCCAAAAACAATAAAGGAAAATATAAACGAGAAATTGTCTTCATTAAACGAAAAAGATTCTATTCAATCTATTCACCTAAATTATACAGGTGGTACTAAGGTCATGTCTGTAATTAGTTATAATGAAGTAAAAAATTATTGCAAAAATAATAACATCGAATGTATTTTTTCTGACTTAGACCCAAAAACAAATAAAATCAATGTTATAGCAAATGATGATACAGAGGTAAAGAAATATCCATTTGATGGAGACTTAAGAGATTATATTAAAGTTAAGGCTTCCACTCTTTTTAAGCTACATAATATGGAAGCAAATGAAGACATATTAGATGGTAAGTTATACTTTCCAAAAATAGACATAGATACATTTTCAAAAAAAGCTTTAGATTTATTAAATAAAAATAATCAAGATTTCAAAAATGCTTATAATCAACTAAATGAAGAAATTAATAAAATAAAAAATAATAATGGGGATTTTAATAAATTAAAAGAAATATTCGGAGATATTATTCCGTATAAAGATCTTAAAAGCGTTGATAATGAACAACTAATATCGTTAAAGGAGTTTTTAGATGGTAAATGGCTGGAGGACTATATTTTACAGCATTTAAAAAATATTAAAGATGATGTAAAGATAGATAACTTATATAAGTCAGTTAAAGTTAAATATAATAATAGAGAATGTGAAGTAGATGTTATAGCCATAAAAGGATATTGTACATACTTATTTTCGTGCACAATATCACAGAAAATAAAAATAATTAAAGAAAAAGCATTTGAGGCAATTTACAGAGCAAATCAACTAGCAGGTGAACATGCAAAAGTAATTGTAGTAAGTCCAATATCCAGTGATAAATCTAAAGAAAATAACAATTTAGAAGAACTTAAAAAAGATCTTTCATCATTTGATGCTATAAATAATAAAAATGTAGAATATTTATCAATAGACAATTTAATCGATACTGAAAAGCTTGAGAATAAATTAAAAAGTGTTTTTCAAGATGGGGTGGTAGAATGA
- the cmr4 gene encoding type III-B CRISPR module RAMP protein Cmr4 — protein MSNVEIKKYYAKTLDPVHIGEGGYKLGRVDNTIVRDPATDLPKIPGTSMSGVTREFYTIYLIENDNDCKNKSDDKDKRDCAEKKAKDYFGDDKKQGMVRFYDGEIIFFPVSSIQGTIWITTKDLLKYWFGEISSENGENIKIPDVVEDKAYAIKGIDSNKPLNLGWILLEIGNISNGSVIVLPKDINEWVKRIVIVSDKLFSHIVNDNLEVRTSVRINPETGTADDGALFTYEAIPRGTILGFEVGIDKHKNGCKNIMTDVLPYFKLLGIGGMGTRGFGRIELV, from the coding sequence ATGAGTAATGTAGAAATTAAAAAGTATTATGCAAAAACCCTTGACCCTGTTCATATCGGAGAAGGAGGATACAAGCTTGGAAGGGTTGACAACACAATAGTCAGGGACCCTGCTACAGACCTACCTAAAATTCCGGGTACTTCAATGTCTGGTGTTACAAGAGAATTTTATACAATTTATTTAATAGAAAATGACAATGACTGCAAAAACAAAAGTGATGATAAAGATAAAAGAGATTGTGCTGAAAAAAAAGCAAAAGATTATTTTGGAGATGATAAAAAACAAGGGATGGTCAGATTTTATGATGGTGAAATAATATTTTTCCCCGTTTCATCAATACAGGGTACTATATGGATTACGACTAAAGATCTTCTTAAGTATTGGTTTGGAGAAATATCAAGTGAAAATGGTGAAAATATAAAAATTCCCGATGTAGTTGAAGATAAGGCTTATGCAATAAAAGGAATAGATTCTAATAAACCTTTAAACCTGGGGTGGATTTTATTAGAAATAGGAAACATTTCAAATGGTAGTGTTATAGTTTTGCCAAAAGATATAAATGAATGGGTTAAACGAATTGTTATAGTTTCGGATAAGCTTTTTTCACATATAGTAAATGATAATCTTGAAGTCAGGACATCTGTAAGGATTAATCCTGAAACAGGTACAGCCGATGATGGAGCACTTTTCACCTATGAAGCAATACCAAGAGGCACAATTTTAGGCTTTGAAGTAGGAATTGATAAACATAAAAATGGATGTAAAAACATAATGACGGATGTATTGCCATATTTTAAACTTCTTGGCATAGGAGGTATGGGGACAAGAGGATTTGGCAGAATTGAGCTGGTTTAA